Proteins from a single region of Styela clava chromosome 1, kaStyClav1.hap1.2, whole genome shotgun sequence:
- the LOC120339978 gene encoding uncharacterized protein LOC120339978: MSAPTASLFQSPTATGTGSLGDYYLGVGAPLLQHHHASAFVSKMQHKTHNQASSPVSPSNSQNTGSGSPTESNCSTTSSPYHITPPPTSPPGMLYPHSTLESATYLVSSAPSSRTLTNSNSYPGVSSSYGSKAYEVWYQKPSNNINVEGVTNSSPNTALGTYSNSSPSTGSTTSSSYVTSAAAYAHTNPWEAALHSTNTWFEMQSLQHHQQMAAAAYPSEYHHSFSAAPLTSLGSLSTAAQHHNPYDTFKPVLPGTTGSMYSSEPAPPPALPAMIPTPSIPGPTRSTRRYSGRSICECPNCQEAERLGPAASSFKPKVHSCHIPGCGKVYNKTSHLKAHLRWHTGEKRFACPVCNKRFQRSDHLSKHVKTHTTTGQENGNTKMNGVKVEPTAVAGAAENVTGRAK, encoded by the exons ATGAGCGCACCTACAGCTTCACTTTTTCAGTCGCCTACAGCTACAGGTACCGGCAGCCTGGGTGACTATTATTTAG GTGTAGGAGCACCGTTATTACAACATCATCACGCAAGCGCGTTTGTGAGCAAAATGCAACACAAAACCCACAATCAAG CGTCATCTCCAGTTTCTCCCAGCAACAGCCAAAATACAG GATCTGGATCGCCCACGGAAAGTAATTGTTCCACAACATCTTCGCCGTATCATATCACACCACCACCAACTTCCCCACCAGGCATGCTCTATCCACACTCAACATTAGAATCAGCAACATACCTTGTATCATCAGCACCTTCAAGCAGAACTTTAACTAACAG TAACAGCTACCCTGGAGTTTCGAGTTCATACGGATCAAAAGCATATGAAGTATGGTATCAGAAGCCGTCGAACAATATCAATGTAGAAGGCGTAACAAATTCTTCTCCAAATACGGCATTAGGAACTTATTCAAATTCAAGCCCTAGTACTGGAAGTACTACGTCATCTAGTTATGTAACTTCTGCCGCAGCGTATGCTCACACCAATCCATGGGAAGCAGCATTACATTCAACTAATACCTGGTTTGAAATGCAAAGTCTACAACATCACCAGCAG atgGCAGCGGCAGCATACCCGTCTGAATATCACCATTCGTTTTCTGCCGCACCTCTAACATCACTAGGAAGTTTATCCACAGCAG cTCAACATCACAACCCATACGACACCTTCAAGCCTGTACTTCCAGGCACAACTGGAAGTATGTATTCTTCAGAACCCGCACCCCCACCTGCACTTCCGGCTATGATCCCAACTCCTTCAATACCGGGACCAACACGTTCAACTCGTCGATATTCTGGACG atcgattTGTGAATGCCCAAATTGTCAAGAAGCCGAGCGATTAGGACCAGCTGCTTCATCATTTAAACCTAAAGTTCACAGTTGCCATATTCCTGGTTGTGGAAAGGTCTACAATAAAACATCACATTTGAAGGCTCATCTAAGATGGCACACAG GGGAGAAGAGATTTGCATGTCCCGTGTGCAACAAGAGATTTCAACGAAGTGATCATCTCAGCAAACACGTAAAAACCCATACTACCACTGGTCAGGAGAACGGAAACACAAAAATGAACGGAGTGAAAGTTGAACCGACCGCAGTGGCTGGGGCAGCTGAAAATGTAACTGGCCGCGCAAAGTAG